GTTGACCCGACGTTCCAGAGCTTGGGGCTGGGGAAGGCGGTGATGGAGCGGCTGATCGAGGATCTGCGGAGGAAAGGGATCTGCAACATCGCTCTGTATTCGGAGCCGAGAGTTCTCGGGTTTTACCGCCCGCTCGGGTTCGTTTCCGACCCGGATGGGATCCGAGGAATGGTGTTTGTGCGTAAACAGAGAAACAAGAAGTGAAATGAATAAACTTTATTTCGATTTAACATTACAATGTCTTTGTCAGTGGAAACAGAGTATGCAGAGAAGTAGATAAAGTTTGAGTCTTTTGTGATAAAAGTTTGAGTCTTTTGTGATACAATTGTTTTAAGAAGTAGATTTGGCGTGGTGGAGGAAGGCGACGGAGCAGAGGATGGTGGTGATGAGAGCGAAGAACCCTAATCCGATCATTAGAGAGATTCCGGCGACGattagatccattgatgtctgCACGCTTATTCCAATCATTTTTTCTGTTACAAAATGTTATCTTGATTTCTCTCTCTGCTACGGTAAGATGTGTTTGAAGAAAGAAGTAAAGAAAGCCTTTTGCTTTGACACGTATTGCGAGACGACCAGAGCTTTTAGCTCAGTTTCAGACAGAACCCCTCGTGTGTATACAGACATACATATAGATAGAGATTACATTATATGTGACGTGTCTCGTGTTATTTGGTGggtttatgtatttttactaAAGTAGacaccttttctttttttatttggaaCAATTTTTCTCTATGACATGGAAAGTGGAATCAAGTTCTGGGTATGAGTTGAGTAAATATTTGGCAAGTTCCTCTGACAGGTAATATATTATGGAGGAGGTAGCTAGAGAAGTAGGCAATGAGGCGGAGTAATGATTGGTTTGTGTTTGATTTCTTTTATCTCAACTACAACAGCATCAGATGTCACAAAAGACTCTGCAGCATGATCCAAGCAATATCTCACAACTTGTGTTTTCAGTTCTCAGATAAGCGGTTTAAAATGAGAAGCTGAAAATATTAACCAAAAGAAAGAGCTTTAATGGCCTGCCGCCTTCAGGTTATCTCTTCAGCAAATTGGATAGTCTATTTTCATGAGTACTCTCAAAGGTTTAATTGGATAATCTATGAGATCATTACTCTTGTCTCATTTTGGGCAAAATTGATTGTATGCTTTTCAATTTCTCACAGGCTCTCGAATTCAGTAGATTTATATGATAATTGCTCCTCAAAGATAATTaaaatcaagaaaatgttcTTCAAAAGCCAAGCCATATCAAGGTCAAATGCTTAAAATGGAATGAACAAAAACTCATTGAAGAATTTTAATATGGCACCATGCTCGTGTAGTCTGAAGCATTAAATCAGCTTAAACAGACTATGATTTTCTTAGGTGCATAGAACAATCTccaggcaaaaaaaaattaagacttTACACCAAACTAATTATACtagaatcaaaataaatatctatcaaCAAACTGAAATATGAGGGTCAAAAATACTAACAGATTTAAAAGAGAAAGCAGAGCAATTCAGAGAACTTTGAAGGTATGTAATATAATCcacatgaattttaatttcagAGGCTATTTGTTTCTCATCATCATGCTCCACTTCCTTCCAATACAAGTAACCAAAAAAATCTCAAAGCCCACAAACCAGCAGCACAGTATCTGAATACATATTGGCCAATACGCATATTCTGGACAAGTTCAAAAGCTTATGAACATCCCAAGAGATTAATAAAGGAAACGCAAGTGCCAATATATTGCACCAAAAGAGTACCCTTTTCTCGATTGGTTCCTTACATCTATATACTCAAAGATGCAAGGGGCTATACGGTGCTTATACTATAAGcacaaaacatacaaaaaaaaatacaaactttcTGCGCACAAAACCAATACATCAACAAACTTTGCTATATGATCCTAAGCCCTATGACCCCAAATCGATTAGTAATCAAGAAAAAAAGCAGAAATTTTTTTGAGAATTGTTTTTGGCTGATGCTAGTAGCGGCTGTGTAGTTTAAGGTTAGGGTTTCATGGAGAAGCATTTTATAACAAGACAACAGCGTCAACAACTGTGTAGGAGCAAGAACTGGATTGGGCTTTTTAATCGGCCCAATGTGACTTTCTTCTTTTAGTAACCACTCACAAAATTACACTTAATGCTAACATGTAGATTACGGGTTCATGGTAATGGAGCATGAAATATAAGACCATTTTGAAAACTTgcgattttaaaatataaccaatATTTTACCCAAGAATTTAAAGGAAAATGGAGGAACATTCTTAGGTGAGAAATATTGTGTATATGTTTATTACcaatatataattaacaacCACTAGCAATCAAGAGACAACTATCATAGTTAAATCAGAGTCTTTGAAAAATCCATTTCGGTGTTTACTATATACCTTGTTGGTATAATTTAAGCCTATATACGAAACCTCGTTGGGGAAGCAATTGAACCAAATATATCGCATAAATcatcttttaatataaaaatgtaaaattcaCTAGTTGAAAATGTAAGATTTATACAGGTGATTTGTATCTCAGGCATAACAGCAATTTTCAGCATAagaatcccaaaaaaaaacagtaaaaacACTATTGGCCATGTTGACAAAACTGTTATTCTCTCTAAGCCTTTTCTAACCAATGTGAACTAGTTTCTAGTCCTTCTATGTTTCATTAATGTCGGTCTTCTTGTAGGAGATATCTCTGCGGTGTCGCGAGATTTTACTATACATGAATAGTGGTTCATAGCTTTACCTTGCTTTTGTAACAACGTCTCCAGTATTCTCACAGCCTTGAagtcgatttttttttctgtcatcAAATCGAAAAGTTAATATATTTCTGAAAACCGAGCGCATTTACGTGACTAGTGATATGTTCATAATAAACATATTGTACCATGCAATAATTAGTAGCTTAATAATCTATCAGAAAGATTTATTGCACTTTGGTTTTGTTCTATGCACAGACAATAAGATATAAAACTCTATAGCTCAATAAACAAACACAATAGaaagagtcttccaaaaatgacatggagtttacacaTTGACAACTTCAAAGTTTAAACCAAAACGTTTCATTCATCTGTCATGTTCTTGCCAGTTTTTTTCCAATTGCTTACCCTAATTAAAGGAGATATTTACTTTTTGTgatcaaaatgattttttatgatCCATAAATGTCTTCTTAAATTTGCAAGCAAGTTGTTCGAGTTTGAAGTCTGCAGATATTATTTTAAGAGAAACCAAACTAACTTGGAAGAGCAAGTGAAGTACATTTTGAAACGTTGTCTTAGCAAAAGTTTTGCAAGGTCACTATAAAACCTATGCATATGTTTTATATGTTATGCCTCTCCTGTCACGCGTACATGTGTGAATGtaaaatcataattatataCGTTACATCAACTCGAAATgttctttttcaaatttaactATAAGAACATGGAAAAGTTCTTTTGCTTATGCTCTTTAGCCATCTAACGCTACACTACTAAATGACGTTGAGTTTAAATTGACAACTTCAAAGTCTAACCATCCGATTTGAAAGTTAGTAAAGGGTAGCTACCAAAGACTTCTTCCTGATTTTTATCTTAAACAAAATCTGAAGTTAATTTGACTTATTAAACAATTTAACCCTATTGCAATAAGAAACATTCATAACCTTCAATAAACAATCATACCAATTGCAGTGATGACTGCTATATAAACTGCTCGGTTGCTATTACAACATATTCAACAATAAGTTGGTTAGAGAGGCTTAGAGAGTATAACAGTTTTGTCAACATGGCCAATCCCAATTGGCCATCTCTACTTATGTTGGTCTTGGCTTTGTTTACCATTGTTGTTCATTCAAGTGCACAATATTCTCCTCCATCACCACCACCATATGCTTATAGTTATCCATGGCTTCCACCATATGTTTACAAGTCTCCTCCATACGCATATAGCTCTCCACCGCCTCCTCCATATGTTTACAACTCGCCACCACCTCCTCCTTACGTCTACAgctctccacctcctcctccctatgtttacaagtctcctccaccacctccataCGTTTATagctctccaccaccaccaccaccatatgtctacaagtctcctccaccacctccataTGTCTATagctctccaccaccaccaccgtatGTCTACAAGTCTCCTCCGCCACCTCCATACGTATATCCctctccaccacctcctccgTATATTTACAAGTCTCCTCCCCCACCTCCATATGTCTATAGctctccaccacctcctccgTATGTCTACAAGTCGCCTCCACCACCTCCATACGTCTACAGCTCTCCACCGCCTCCTCCCTATGTTtacaagtctcctccaccacctccataCGTCTATagctctccaccaccacctccatatgtctacaagtctcctccaccacctcccTACGTCTATagttctccaccaccaccaccatatgtctacaagtctcctccaccacctccataTGTCTATagctctccaccaccaccaccatatgtttacaagtctccaccaccaccaccgtatgtctacaagtctcctccaccacctccataCGTCTATAGctctccaccacctcctccgTATGTCtacaagtctcctccaccacctccataCGTCTATAGctctccaccacctccaccatatgtctacaagtctcctccaccacctccataCGTCTATagctctccaccaccaccaccatatgtctacaagtctcctccaccacctccataCGTCTATAGctctccaccacctccaccatatgtctacaagtctcctccaccacctccataCGTCTATagctctccaccaccaccaccatatgtctacaagtctcctccaccacctccataCGTCTATAGctctccaccacctccaccatatgtctacaagtctcctccaccacctccataCGTATATagctctccaccaccaccaccatatgtctacaagtctcctccaccacctccataCGTCTATAGctctccaccacctcctccttATGTCTAtaagtctcctccaccacctccataCGTATATAGctctccaccacctcctccgTATGTTtacaagtctcctccaccacctccttATGTCTACAGCTCTCCACCGCCTCCCCCGTATGTCtacaagtctcctccaccacctccttATGTCTACAGCTCTCCACCGCCTCCCCCGTATGTTtacaagtctcctccaccacctcccTACGTGTATAGctctccaccacctccaccatatgtctacaagtctcctccaccacctccttATGTCTACAGctctccaccacctccaccatatGTTTACAAGTCTCCTCCCCCTGCACCTCCGTACGTGTACAATTCTCCTCCATCACCATCTTACATCTACAGCTCTCCGCCACCTCCAAGCTATAGTTATAGCTATAGCTCACCCCCTCCACCAATATACTAACCATATATACATGATGAAGTGAGTTTCAAAAGAAGCTTTTACTAATAAGTTACGACCATGGTATCCATGGTTTTACAATATTTCCCTTTCGAGACTTCATTATAGAAGAAATGTACTTTCGTTTGTACTTATACTTTGTGCATTTTGACTTTGGGTTGTTTGCTTATGATGTTTGTTATGCCTACTAAAAGGCCAGTGTATTAATGTCTTAATTTATAGCTATTGAATAAACTCAATTACTTTTTAATGAATCGGGTATAGATATATTGGTTCATAAATTTTTCAAGTTGTACAATAgagtatatatatgaaattatagCTCAATTAACCGGCAGACCTAAAGAGGTTTGAAGTCAAAGTTGGCCAGATCCTGGACATAAACCATTAACTATATAGAGAAAAGATCGATTAATTAACTTACTATTATGGCCGCGCGAGTACACCAATATATAGGAAAGTAAAACGTGTAAGTATTCATATATCTTTGCTTCTAAACGAAAAGTTGGTACATAATTTGTTATCGTTGTGTGTACATACGTTGTAAAGGTTAAATATGCGGATTGATTGATTCACATTAACaagaatataataataataattattatttattttttaattaacgtCTCAAAACTTTCAAGTTGTATATTTTGATggacatatgtatatatagtttCATTATTATTCAAAACATGAGGACGAAACAGATCTTGATCTTTGTAATATGTACTTCTTTTGTCAGCCTTTGTAATATGTACATATGCAGAGAAAGAATCAAGAGTAAGAAGCAACAACATTGTGTCATGAAAAGAAACATATGTTGTTAGGATCACTGCCACGAGACTACTGTTGTCTTCTTTTCTTCCCCTATAATGCTTTTTTGGAGTAAAATGTGTCTTATCttcataattaaaatgaaacttgAACTCATCATCATGATCAAAGCCTGACCTTGTAGACTCATTTAGCCTCTACACAGACCACTTGAACATCACTAGACTCTTCGCCTCTCCTTAAGCAAAATGAAAGGCATGCCTCTCTAGTACCGTCATTGAACTTACGTCCTATTCAGACAAAGGGACTAATGCCCATAGCAAAGTGATCAATCTAAACTAGCTCTATACTTGGCAACCGAATCTTTTCAAACACCATTCAAGATTCTAATGACAAGAATCTCCGTTTTGATGGACGGTCGTAACAGGCAGCTAGATGGGCTATGCTCGCATAGATAAAAAAAAGCTTGAATAGAAGCAAACACTGACGTTTAAAGATTGAGTAGTCTTGGCAAGAGCAGTTGAAGGAATATGTGCAAAATGAAGATGATCAAGTTCACAAAAAAATAGTAGACGATGATATGAAACAAAGTTCTCTATTATcccatttatttttctaatctaCAAAGTGacttataaaacataaaagaggGCTATACATGGCTTTGAACTAGACAGCATAAACCAACAAGATCCTAGAGGTTTACGAAGTTAAAAAATAATGCAAAGAAAATtactctctctccatctcttgaGTCTCCTCCACACTAAAAGCTGAATCAACGAATATTTACACTAAATCCATACCACTCATCATCCCTTCTTCACCATCTTGTTCCACCAAGTCCAGTCTCAGGCAAAAGCCCTTAGAAACAAGACTCTACACGATcctttattcttcttcttcttcttcagtctcTGACATCCTCAAAACTGGCAAGAA
The sequence above is drawn from the Brassica napus cultivar Da-Ae chromosome A8, Da-Ae, whole genome shotgun sequence genome and encodes:
- the LOC111199808 gene encoding extensin-2-like isoform X3, producing MANPNWPSLLMLVLALFTIVVHSSAQYSPPSPPPYAYRPPPYVYKSPPPPPYVYSSPPPPPYVYKSPPPPPYVYPSPPPPPYIYKSPPPPPYVYSSPPPPPYVYKSPPPPPYVYSSPPPPPYVYKSPPPPPYVYSSPPPPPYVYKSPPPPPYVYSSPPPPPYVYKSPPPPPYVYSSPPPPPYVYKSPPPPPYVYNSPPPPPYVYKSPPPPPYVYSSPPPPPYVYKSPPPPPYVYSSPPPPPYVYKSPPPPPYVYSSPPPPPYVYKSPPPPPYVYSSPPPPPYVYKSPPPPPYVYSSPPPPPYVYKSPPPPPYVYSSPPPPPYVYKSPPPPPYVYSSPPPPPYVYKSPPPPPYVYSSPPPPPYVYKSPPPPPYVYSSPPPPPYVYKSPPPPPYVYSSPPPPPYVYKSPPPPPYVYSSPPPPPYVYKSPPPPPYVYSSPPPPPYVYKSPPPAPPYVYNSPPSPSYIYSSPPPPSYSYSYSSPPPPIY
- the LOC111199808 gene encoding extensin-2-like isoform X1, giving the protein MANPNWPSLLMLVLALFTIVVHSSAQYSPPSPPPYAYSYPWLPPYVYKSPPYAYSSPPPPPYVYNSPPPPPYVYSSPPPPPYVYKSPPPPPYVYSSPPPPPPYVYKSPPPPPYVYSSPPPPPYVYKSPPPPPYVYPSPPPPPYIYKSPPPPPYVYSSPPPPPYVYKSPPPPPYVYSSPPPPPYVYKSPPPPPYVYSSPPPPPYVYKSPPPPPYVYSSPPPPPYVYKSPPPPPYVYSSPPPPPYVYKSPPPPPYVYKSPPPPPYVYSSPPPPPYVYKSPPPPPYVYSSPPPPPYVYKSPPPPPYVYSSPPPPPYVYKSPPPPPYVYSSPPPPPYVYKSPPPPPYVYSSPPPPPYVYKSPPPPPYVYSSPPPPPYVYKSPPPPPYVYSSPPPPPYVYKSPPPPPYVYSSPPPPPYVYKSPPPPPYVYSSPPPPPYVYKSPPPPPYVYSSPPPPPYVYKSPPPPPYVYSSPPPPPYVYKSPPPPPYVYSSPPPPPYVYKSPPPPPYVYSSPPPPPYVYKSPPPAPPYVYNSPPSPSYIYSSPPPPSYSYSYSSPPPPIY
- the LOC111199808 gene encoding extensin-2-like isoform X2, which codes for MANPNWPSLLMLVLALFTIVVHSSAQYSPPSPPPYAYSYPWLPPYVYNSPPPPPYVYKSPPPPPYVYPSPPPPPYIYKSPPPPPYVYSSPPPPPYVYKSPPPPPYVYSSPPPPPYVYKSPPPPPYVYSSPPPPPYVYKSPPPPPYVYSSPPPPPYVYKSPPPPPYVYSSPPPPPYVYKSPPPPPYVYKSPPPPPYVYSSPPPPPYVYKSPPPPPYVYSSPPPPPYVYKSPPPPPYVYSSPPPPPYVYKSPPPPPYVYSSPPPPPYVYKSPPPPPYVYSSPPPPPYVYKSPPPPPYVYSSPPPPPYVYKSPPPPPYVYSSPPPPPYVYKSPPPPPYVYSSPPPPPYVYKSPPPPPYVYSSPPPPPYVYKSPPPPPYVYSSPPPPPYVYKSPPPPPYVYSSPPPPPYVYKSPPPPPYVYSSPPPPPYVYKSPPPPPYVYSSPPPPPYVYKSPPPAPPYVYNSPPSPSYIYSSPPPPSYSYSYSSPPPPIY